In Candidatus Hydrogenedentota bacterium, the following proteins share a genomic window:
- a CDS encoding ABC transporter ATP-binding protein, whose product MICVENVTKTYRTSRGPVNALDHASLEVSRGEFVVVRGPSGCGKSTLLLLLGGMLRPSEGCVLFEDADLYAMPHRQRNRFRAARIGFVFQMFHLIPYLSVLENVVLPGAGRAAREEARVLLDQFGLAQRAYHRSGELSAGEKQRAAIARALVNRPSLVLADEPTGNLDPENAAAVFGHLAAFHKSTGGTVIVVTHGTDAAPYANRTLQLRAGKIVP is encoded by the coding sequence ATGATATGCGTGGAGAATGTCACGAAGACTTATCGCACGTCACGCGGCCCGGTGAACGCTTTGGACCACGCGTCCCTGGAGGTGTCGCGCGGCGAATTCGTGGTCGTGCGCGGCCCCAGCGGCTGTGGCAAGAGCACGCTGCTCCTGTTGCTCGGCGGCATGCTGCGTCCCAGCGAAGGATGCGTGCTCTTTGAGGACGCCGACCTCTATGCGATGCCGCACCGGCAGCGCAACCGGTTTCGCGCGGCGCGCATCGGTTTCGTGTTCCAGATGTTTCATCTGATTCCCTACCTGAGCGTACTCGAAAACGTGGTCTTGCCCGGTGCGGGGCGGGCAGCGCGCGAAGAGGCGCGCGTGTTGCTCGACCAGTTCGGTCTTGCACAACGGGCGTACCATCGTTCCGGCGAACTGAGCGCGGGCGAGAAACAGCGCGCCGCCATAGCCCGCGCTCTTGTCAACCGCCCGTCCCTCGTGCTTGCCGACGAGCCCACCGGCAACCTCGACCCGGAAAACGCGGCGGCCGTGTTTGGCCATTTGGCTGCCTTTCACAAAAGCACGGGTGGAACCGTGATCGTTGTCACGCACGGGACAGATGCCGCCCCGTACGCGAACCGCACCCTGCAATTGCGCGCGGGCAAGATCGTTCCATAA
- a CDS encoding FtsX-like permease family protein, with the protein MNVFLLILREMWHRKWNALLAILAVAAAVALYVGFAMTGAAAERETVILMRDLGYNLRIIPRDTDETAFYERGYAVETIPSEYVQRFAGKQGISYRHLRATLKQRIRVGDTDVLLTGVTTEVHPAGAKERPMSQAYDVPAGHVVAGYHVARRLGLREGGTVEVGGQPFAVDRCLLESGTEEDVTLYGNLADVQRILGKQGRINEIQALECLCLNPNIDTLDALRKQLEDIMPEAKVIKMRDIAQARQRQRFVTQSHLAFTLNFAVAGCGLWVAVLALLNVRERRAEIGVLRAVGYNSGRIAALFLGRAIVLGVLGAILGFAGGTLLSLRIGPGMFQVTADAIEPMYGLLLNVVAAAPVFAAACTLAPAAMAVMQDPARILRDV; encoded by the coding sequence ATGAATGTCTTTCTCCTGATACTGAGGGAAATGTGGCATCGAAAATGGAACGCACTGCTGGCGATCCTGGCCGTTGCGGCGGCGGTCGCGCTCTATGTCGGATTTGCGATGACTGGCGCGGCGGCGGAACGCGAGACGGTCATCCTCATGCGCGACCTCGGCTACAACCTGCGGATTATCCCGCGCGACACGGACGAAACCGCTTTCTACGAGCGCGGTTACGCGGTCGAGACGATTCCCAGCGAATACGTGCAGCGTTTCGCGGGTAAACAGGGCATCTCGTATCGCCACTTGCGCGCGACATTGAAGCAGCGCATCCGCGTCGGAGACACGGACGTGCTGCTGACCGGCGTGACGACCGAAGTGCACCCGGCAGGCGCCAAGGAGCGGCCCATGTCGCAGGCCTACGACGTGCCGGCGGGGCATGTGGTCGCCGGGTATCATGTCGCGCGCCGGCTGGGCTTGCGCGAGGGTGGAACCGTCGAGGTCGGCGGACAGCCCTTCGCCGTGGACCGCTGCCTGCTCGAATCGGGGACGGAAGAAGACGTAACGTTGTACGGGAATCTGGCGGACGTGCAGCGCATCCTGGGCAAGCAGGGCCGCATCAACGAGATTCAGGCGTTGGAGTGCCTGTGCCTGAACCCGAATATCGACACCCTCGACGCGCTGCGGAAACAGCTTGAAGATATCATGCCTGAGGCGAAGGTTATCAAGATGCGCGACATCGCCCAAGCGCGTCAGCGGCAGCGTTTCGTGACGCAATCGCACCTTGCTTTCACCCTCAATTTCGCGGTTGCAGGGTGCGGCCTGTGGGTCGCGGTGCTTGCGCTCTTGAACGTGCGGGAACGGCGCGCCGAAATCGGGGTGCTTCGGGCAGTGGGCTACAATTCCGGGCGCATTGCCGCACTGTTCCTGGGCAGGGCAATCGTGCTCGGGGTGCTCGGGGCCATCCTGGGTTTTGCGGGGGGCACGCTGCTGTCCCTGCGCATCGGCCCCGGCATGTTCCAGGTCACGGCGGACGCCATCGAGCCCATGTACGGGCTGCTCCTCAACGTTGTCGCGGCGGCGCCCGTCTTTGCCGCGGCATGCACGCTCGCGCCGGCTGCAATGGCTGTAATGCAGGATCCGGCGCGGATTCTACGGGATGTATGA